The segment TCGCCGGGCTGGGCGGGGCCGAAGCGTTCGGGCCCATCCTGCTGGGCATGGCGCACCCGGTGCACGTCCTCCAGCGCGGCAGCGAGGCGGCGGAGATCGCCAACCTCACCGCGTTCGCTGTGGTCGACGCACAGGACGGAGATGCGTGACCGCCCGCCGCTCCGCATCTCGTCGGCTCGCCCTATCGACGTGCGGCGACGGGAGATGCAGGGCGGCCCGGCGGGGTTTCGGGAGATGCGGAGCCGTCGATCGGCGGATCGGTCGATGTCCACCGGCGCCCTGGCATCGCGGCCGATGTGCGGCGGAACAGCGGTGAGTCGGGGGATGAGGGGCGGCGCGGAGATGTTTCGGCAGATGGGTGGAGATACCGCGGGTTCTCGGCGGATGGGCGGCCAACCGTCTCCCGCCTGGCTCGCCTGCGCGTTCGCGGTGGACGGATGCGCGACGGGACGCCAGATTGCCATCGTTCCAAACGGATGCCGCCGATGAGCCGGGCGGAGGGGCGCCGGGAGATAGTCACCATCCGCTACCGGCGGCTGCCGGACCGGGAGACGGTGTTCACGCAGGCGCTGGTCGCGGAGGAGGGGGACTGCACCGTCACCTTCTTGCCCGCGGCGGAGGTGAAGCGGGAGACGGTGGTGGACGGGCGGACGGTGCTGGAGCCCGGCTCGCCCATCGTCTGGTTTACGTACCGCGACCGATGGCACGACGTGGGGCGCTTTCATCGTGCGGACGGGACGTTCACCGGCTTCTATGCGAACGTGCTGACGCCGGTGGTGTTCCACGGGGGGACGTGGGAGACGACGGACCTCTGCCTGGACGTGTGGGTAGGTGTGGACGGCCGCGTGGAGATATTGGACCGCGACGAGTTCGATGCCGCCCTCGCCGCAGGCTGGATCGACGCCCGCACCGCCGCCCGCGCCCTCGCCGAAGCCGAGTCCCTGGCCCAAGCCGCCCGCGCCGGCACCTGGCCCCCGCCCGAGGTGCGCGCCTGGACCCTCCCCCGCGCCCGCGCCGCCGTGGCAGACGCACCCTAATCGTCAGCCCCGGCAACGTATTACCCGTCCGGTCAACCTGCGTGTGCTCCCGCGACCTCCGCAGCGAATTCGCACGGTGGACGGCATCGGTGCCGCGGCAGCAAGGTCCGACACGCAGGTCGGCTCCTACCAATTTGAGGCGACCAACGGGGGACGGCGGGCATCGAACACGCGCATCACGGCGATGCGTCGCATCGACCGTAACCGACGAGCAGGCAGGCGAGGTCGCGGGCCAGTTCGCATCTCCCGAAAGACGTACGCGGTTCTTCCATCTCACGCACGAGGAACGATGAAGCGACTCAGCAAGGGACCGCGCCGCGGCTTCCTGTTCAACGCCGGCCTGGCCGGCATCCTCTGCATCACCGCGGCGAGCAGCGCGTGCGGCCAGCTGGTGGGGCGCGACGCGGCCGCGAACGCCGCGTCGGCCAACCTGGACTCGCTGATGCAGCGCGCCGAGAACTCGCGGATGAAGGGCCCCGAGACGGCGCGCGTGACGCTGATCGAGGTGTCGGACTTCCAGTGCCCGTACTGCCGCCAGTTCTTCGACAGCACGTACGCCAAGCTGGACAGCGCCTACATTCGCACGGGTAAGGTGCGGCTGGTGTTCATGGCGTTCCCGCTGCCCGGCCACCGCGAGGCGTACGGCGCCGCCAAGGCAGCCTTCTGCGCCGGCGCGCAGGGCAAGTTCTGGCCGATGCACGACCAGCTCTTCTCCCGGCAGCGTGAGTGGAGCGGCGCCGCGGACCCGGCCGCGCGCTTCGCCGGCTACGCGGCGGGCATGCAGCTGGACGCGGGCGCCTACCGCAGCTGCGTGGAGAACGACCGCGTGGCGCCCATCATCCTGAACGACGTGATGCGGGCCAGCGGCGCGGGCATCGGCGGGACGCCCACGTTCATCCTGAACGGAAAGGCGCTCAGCGGCGCCATCCCCTTCAGCGACCTGAAGCAGGAGCTGGACGCCGCCCTCTCCGCCCCCGCCGCTCCGGCGCCCGGCGCCACCCCGCCCGCCGCGCCGCCAGCCGGAACGCGACCTGGCACACCGCCGGCCGGTGCGCCGCCCGCAACGCCTCCGCCAGCGACGCCGCGGCCGTAGCTCGGCATCGTCGAACCGTCCGACCGCGCTCCGCTCCCGCCGCACGACCGCGACGGGAGCAGAGTTGTAATACCAGATTCTTAGTTTAATCGTGCAATCCTAGGAGGCGGGGGTAACCGTAGTTGGTGAGAGAGGCGAGCGCGTCGGCGGTGTAGTCGCGGAGGATTTTCGCGGTGGCGCAGGCGAGCGCGTCGAGGCTGGCGGGGAGCTTGTCTCCCAGACGGTGGCGGAGATCGAGCCACACGCGTTCCGCAGGGTTGAGCTCGGGGGAGTAGGGTGGCAGACGCGCAAGAAGGATGTTGTCCGGGATGACGAGCGCTGCCGCGCCGTGTGCGGATGCTCCATCGAGAACCAGGATGTTCAGGGTATCCGGGAAGGCGAGGGAGAACTCGTCGAGAAAGGCTTGAAAGCAGCGGGTGTCGAGTGCGGGCAGCTCGAGGAAGAAGGACTCGCCCGAAGCCGGCTCGACCGCGCCGTAGAACCAGAGGTACTCGTAGCGCGGAAGCATGAGCTGGATCGGCTTGATGCCCGGGGCCGTGATGCGGCGCCCCGTCCCCGACTCGTGAAGCCCGATCCTCGTCTCGTCCTCGAAGAAGCAGCGCACCGGCAGGGGCGAGAAGGCGACGGCGAGATCGATAAGCCGCTTCAGCCAGCGGAGGAAGCCGGCGGCAACGACGACGTTTTTTTACATGCTGCGGTCTGGCCCTCTTCAGCTTGCTGCCCAGCCGGAAACGCACCAGGCCGTAGACCGTCGTGTAGGGGATATCGAGACCGAACTCCTGCTCGAGCCACTGCCGGACCTGCTTGTAGCTACAGAAGCCCTCGTCCTGAAGCTGCTCCTTGAGAGCTTTCAGCACCGCGGGCGTGAGCACCTTCTGCCCTGGCTTGGCCCCCGGCGCTCTGATGTCCAGCAGGGCATCCAGCCCGCCGTTCTCGTACGCCGAAAGCCACTCTCCGACGGTGTTGCGATGAACGCCCAGGTGCTTGGCCGCGGCACCCCGGCTCCGGACCTGGCCCGAGCAGATGAGGACGAGCAGGTGAACCCGCCTCTTCCGCTTCGCATCCTTCGTCTTCGCCAGCCGCTCCTCCAGGGTGTCCAGCGGCTCA is part of the Longimicrobiaceae bacterium genome and harbors:
- a CDS encoding DUF402 domain-containing protein, producing MSRAEGRREIVTIRYRRLPDRETVFTQALVAEEGDCTVTFLPAAEVKRETVVDGRTVLEPGSPIVWFTYRDRWHDVGRFHRADGTFTGFYANVLTPVVFHGGTWETTDLCLDVWVGVDGRVEILDRDEFDAALAAGWIDARTAARALAEAESLAQAARAGTWPPPEVRAWTLPRARAAVADAP
- a CDS encoding thioredoxin domain-containing protein, translated to MKRLSKGPRRGFLFNAGLAGILCITAASSACGQLVGRDAAANAASANLDSLMQRAENSRMKGPETARVTLIEVSDFQCPYCRQFFDSTYAKLDSAYIRTGKVRLVFMAFPLPGHREAYGAAKAAFCAGAQGKFWPMHDQLFSRQREWSGAADPAARFAGYAAGMQLDAGAYRSCVENDRVAPIILNDVMRASGAGIGGTPTFILNGKALSGAIPFSDLKQELDAALSAPAAPAPGATPPAAPPAGTRPGTPPAGAPPATPPPATPRP
- a CDS encoding IS630 family transposase, with translation MRCFFEDETRIGLHESGTGRRITAPGIKPIQLMLPRYEYLWFYGAVEPASGESFFLELPALDTRCFQAFLDEFSLAFPDTLNILVLDGASAHGAAALVIPDNILLARLPPYSPELNPAERVWLDLRHRLGDKLPASLDALACATAKILRDYTADALASLTNYGYPRLLGLHD